One Gossypium raimondii isolate GPD5lz chromosome 3, ASM2569854v1, whole genome shotgun sequence genomic window carries:
- the LOC105796249 gene encoding protein SCARECROW yields MDASDLVDENHSETNGSSSSRGHPVAVANNTSDGKMMRKRMASEIADNQRFPRRTLVSEPEPDNNTVCSFLPAPASSNPLLNHSNIKMNTAIFPSANFIAVTSGGPAVLSTTTSTFTCIDTISTSKPHPPAVCGFSGLPLFPPTDRNRNSVTATTASDSVIISPISNSMDDTSATVWIDGVIRDLIHTSSNVSISQIIHNVREIIYPCNPNLATLLEYRLRSLVDPVERRSKEGEASLLQRNHSQQQGSSGLTFNLDPALDSLPNCSLPESCSMSQYLNWEINPLSVSNSAVATQHQHHNQISSSPSATTPPVLSLYQTLPHHQQTREQQPLPVPEENPSPVEKTTPSTTACTTPTSTFQIVQACSARDRKEEIRQQKRDEEGLHLLTLLLQCAEAVSANKFEEANRMLLELSQLSTPFGTSAQRVAAYFSEAMSARLLSSCLGICATLPPIPQSQSHTQKIVSAFQVFNGISPFVKFSHFTANQAIQEAFEREERVHIIDLDIMQGLQWPGLFHILASRPGGPPHVRLTGLGTSLEALEATGKRLSDFADKLGLPFQFCPVADKVGNLEPERLKVSKTEAVAVHWLQHSLYDVTGSDTNALWLLRRLAPKVVTVVEQDLRRQEGPFLGRFVEAIHYYSAVFDSLGASYGEESEERHVVEQQLLSKEIRNVLALGGGSMKFHNWREKLQQCGFKGISLAGNAATQATLLLGMFPSHGYTLVEDNGSLKLGWKDLCLLTASAWRPGEDTLPFQFHAN; encoded by the exons ATGGACGCTTCTGATTTGGTAGATGAAAATCATAGTGAAACCAATGGCAGCAGCAGCAGCCGAGGACACCCAGTAGCAGTAGCAAACAATACATCAGATGGGAAAATGATGAGGAAGAGAATGGCTTCTGAGATTGCTGACAACCAAAGGTTCCCTCGCCGCACCCTTGTCTCTGAGCCTGAGCCTGATAACAACACGGTTTGCTCTTTCTTGCCAGCGCCAGCATCATCTAATCCACTCCTCAACCACTCCAATATCAAGATGAATACCGCCATTTTTCCTTCTGCAAACTTCATCGCCGTGACGTCAGGCGGGCCTGCTGTTTTATCTACAACCACTTCTACTTTTACTTGCATCGATACCATTTCCACTAGTAAACCTCACCCCCCGGCTGTCTGTGGTTTCTCGGGTTTGCCTTTATTTCCACCAACGGACAGAAACCGAAACTCCGTCACCGCAACTACTGCCTCAGACTCAGTTATTATATCTCCGATCTCTAATTCGATGGATGACACTTCAGCTACAGTGTGGATTGACGGTGTCATAAGGGATCTCATCCACACCTCCTCTAACGTCTCCATTTCTCAAATCATCCACAACGTCCGGGAGATCATCTACCCTTGCAACCCGAACCTCGCTACGCTCCTGGAGTACAGGCTTCGCTCCCTAGTGGATCCAGTTGAAAGGAGAAGTAAGGAGGGCGAGGCTTCCTTGTTGCAGAGGAACCATAGTCAGCAACAAGGCTCCTCTGGACTCACTTTTAACTTGGACCCCGCCCTAGATAGCCTTCCTAACTGCTCTTTGCCCGAATCTTGTTCCATGAGCCAGTACTTGAACTGGGAGATAAATCCACTATCCGTTTCTAACAGCGCAGTCGCTACCCAACACCAGCATCACAATCAGATTAGCAGTAGCCCTTCTGCGACTACACCACCGGTTCTTTCCCTATATCAGACACTGCCTCATCACCAACAGACTCGGGAGCAGCAGCCGCTTCCAGTTCCAGAAGAAAACCCTTCCCCAGTTGAGAAGACTACTCCCTCGACGACTGCTTGCACAACGCCCACGTCCACTTTTCAAATAGTTCAAGCATGCAGCGCCAGAGACAGGAAAGAGGAGATACGGCAGCAAAAGAGAGACGAAGAAGGATTGCACCTCTTGACCTTACTCCTGCAGTGTGCTGAGGCGGTTTCAGCTAATAAATTTGAGGAAGCAAATAGGATGCTGTTAGAGCTGTCGCAACTGTCAACGCCATTTGGGACGTCTGCTCAGCGCGTGGCAGCGTATTTCTCAGAGGCTATGTCCGCAAGGCTGTTGAGCTCATGCCTGGGAATATGCGCTACGCTTCCACCGATTCCACAGTCACAGAGCCATACCCAAAAGATAGTGTCGGCATTCCAGGTGTTCAACGGGATAAGTCCATTCGTCAAGTTCTCGCATTTCACAGCCAATCAAGCCATACAAGAGGCGTTCGAAAGGGAGGAGAGAGTGCACATCATAGATCTCGACATAATGCAAGGCCTGCAGTGGCCAGGGCTGTTTCACATACTGGCCTCAAGACCAGGCGGGCCGCCGCACGTGCGCCTCACGGGGTTGGGAACCTCCTTGGAGGCCCTGGAGGCAACCGGGAAACGTTTATCTGATTTTGCCGACAAACTGGGGCTCCccttccaattttgcccggtgGCGGATAAGGTGGGGAATCTGGAACCCGAGAGACTCAAGGTTAGCAAGACGGAGGCAGTAGCAGTTCACTGGCTGCAGCACTCTCTTTACGACGTGACTGGTTCAGATACCAACGCGCTGTGGCTCTTGCGAAG GTTGGCACCCAAAGTAGTGACGGTAGTAGAACAGGACTTGAGGAGGCAGGAAGGACCATTTTTGGGAAGGTTTGTGGAAGCCATACACTACTACTCAGCGGTATTTGATTCACTAGGGGCAAGCTACGGGGAAGAGAGCGAGGAGAGGCACGTGGTGGAACAGCAGCTACTATCCAAGGAGATACGAAATGTTCTGGCTTTAGGAGGAGGTTCCATGAAATTCCATAATTGGAGGGAGAAGCTGCAGCAGTGTGGGTTCAAGGGTATATCCCTTGCTGGCAATGCGGCGACGCAGGCCACCCTGCTCTTAGGCATGTTCCCATCTCATGGTTATACTTTGGTTGAGGACAATGGCTCCCTCAAGCTTGGTTGGAAAGACCTTTGCTTGCTCACTGCTTCTGCCTGGAGGCCAGGCGAGGACACCCTTCCATTCCAATTCCATGCTAATTAA
- the LOC105796061 gene encoding ethanolamine-phosphate cytidylyltransferase has protein sequence MNKISSTSLIGGAVVVAMAVGLYLGVAKRGLPPEGLGMGLWRKIKRKKKPLRVYMDGCFDMMHYGHCNALRQARAVGDQLVVGVVSDAEIIANKGPPVTPMHERMIMVKAVKWVDEVISDAPYAITEDFMKKLFDEYKMDYIIHGDDPCVLPDGTDAYAVAKKAGRFKQIKRTEGISSTDIVGRLLLCVRERSVSDSHNHSSLQRQFSHGHSQKFEDGGSGSRSGTRVSHFLPTSRRIVQFSNGKGPGPNAHIVYIDGAFDLFHAGHVEILRVARELGDFLLVGTHNDQTISAKRGTHRPIMNLHERSLSVLACRYVDEVIIGAPWEVSKDMITTFNISLVVHGTVAESSDFQKEKDNPYDVPISMGIFKVLESPLDITTTTIIKRIVANHKAYQKRNEKKVASEKRYYDNKTYVSSD, from the exons ATGAACAAGATATCATCAACGTCCCTAATAGGTGGAGCAGTGGTAGTGGCCATGGCGGTAGGATTGTACCTTGGCGTAGCGAAAAGAGGCTTACCTCCTGAAGGACTTGGAATGGGTTTgtggaggaaaataaaaagaaagaagaagccATTGCGCGTGTATATGGACGGTTGTTTTGACATGATGCATTACGGTCACTGCAATGCCCTCCGTCAAGCTCGTGCAGTGGGCGACCAATTGGTGGTGGGGGTAGTTAGCGATGCGGAAATCATTGCAAACAAAGGCCCTCCTGTAACTCCTATGCATGAAAG GATGATAATGGTAAAGGCGGTGAAGTGGGTGGATGAGGTCATTTCTGATGCGCCGTATGCAATCACCGAAGATTTCATGAAGAAGCTGTTCGATGAATACAAGATGGACTACATTATTCACGGCGATGACCCTTGTGTTCTTCCCGATGGAACTGATGCTTATGCTGTTGCTAAGAAGGCTGGTCGTTTTAAGCAGATTAAGCGCACCGAAGGCATCTCTAGCACTGACATTGTCG GCCGATTGCTTCTTTGTGTAAGAGAAAGATCAGTTAGTGACAGTCATAATCATTCCTCTCTACAAAGACAATTCAGCCACGGGCACAGCCAAAAATTTGAGGATGGTGGATCTGGATCTAGATCTGGAACTCGCGTATCTCATTTTCTACCAACATCCCGCAGAATCGTGCAATTTTCAAACGGAAAG GGCCCAGGACCAAACGCTCACATTGTTTATATAGATGGTGCATTTGATCTTTTCCATGCTGGACATGTTGAG ATTCTGCGTGTTGCCCGAGAACTGGGAGATTTTCTTCTCGTTGGTACCCACAATGATCAAACTATCAG TGCTAAACGAGGTACTCATCGCCCTATCATGAATCTACATGAAAGAAGCTTAAGTGTTTTAGCTTGTCGCTATGTGGATGAGGTGATAATCGGTGCTCCATGGGAAGTGTCTAAAGACATG ATCACAACTTTTAATATATCATTAGTTGTCCATGGAACAGTGGCAGAGAGCAGTGATTTTCAGAAG GAAAAAGATAACCCTTATGATGTTCCAATTAGTATGGGAATTTTCAAAGTTCTAGAAAGTCCACTCGACATTACAACTACCACAATAATTAAGAGGATTGTAGCAAATCATAAAGCTTACCAG AAACGTAATGAGAAGAAGGTTGCAAGTGAGAAAAGATATTATGACAATAAAACTTATGTTTCCAGCGACTGA
- the LOC105796250 gene encoding probable serine/threonine-protein kinase PBL8, translating into MGNCGTREESDVVTHAQVQQLHNHILSDKKLTQSQSQTQNRTLSDLSDFEDSRKNALLYTHIIAFTLFELETITKSFRSDYILGEGGFGTVYKGYIDENVRVGLKSLPVAVKVLNKEGLQGHREWLTEVNFLGQLRHPNLVKLIGYCCEDDHRLLVYEFMFRGSLENHLFRKATVPLSWAKRMMIALGAAKGLAFLHNAERPVIYRDFKTSNILLDSDYTAKLSDFGLAKAGPQGDETHVSTRVMGTYGYAAPEYVMTGHLTARSDVYSFGVVLLELLTGRKSVDKTRPSKEQNLVDWARPKLNDKRKLLQIIDPRLENQYSARAAQKACSLAYYCLSQNPKARPLMSDVVETLEPLQCTGGSADEVSSSLNSKVTGGSAGPFAMGGVPDYRMRLRFSNNVGPGAICRSPNPNCSPGGPAACRVR; encoded by the exons ATGGGCAACTGTGGCACTAGAGAGGAATCTGACGTTGTTACTCATGCTCAAG TTCAACAGCTCCACAACCACATCTTATCCGACAAGAAGCTTACTCAAAGTCAGAGCCAGACTCAGAATCGTACCCTCTCAGATCTGAGCGACTTCGAGGATTCCAGGAAAAATGCGCTTCTCTATACCCACATTATTGCCTTCACTTTATTCGAGCTTGAGACTATTACCAAGAGCTTCCGTTCTGACTATATTCTCGGGGAAGGTGGCTTCGGAACCGTCTATAAAGGTTACATTGACGAGAATGTGCGGGTCGGTCTCAAATCTCTGCCTGTCGCTGTCAAGGTCCTCAACAAGGAGGGCCTTCAGGGTCACCGCGAATGGCTT ACTGAGGTCAACTTCCTCGGCCAGCTCAGGCATCCCAATCTGGTAAAGCTGATCGGCTATTGTTGTGAGGATGATCACAGGCTACTTGTATACGAATTCATGTTCCGTGGTAGCCTTGAGAACCACCTTTTTCGAA AGGCAACTGTACCTTTATCCTGGGCGAAAAGAATGATGATTGCTCTAGGAGCTGCTAAAGGGCTTGCTTTCCTACACAATGCTGAAAGACCCGTAATATATAGGGATTTTAAAACCTCCAATATATTGTTGGACTCT GATTATACAGCCAAGCTTTCTGATTTTGGACTTGCAAAAGCTGGACCACAAGGTGATGAGACCCACGTATCAACTCGAGTGATGGGAACATATGGATATGCTGCACCTGAATATGTTATGACTG GTCATCTGACTGCGAGGAGTGATGTATACAGCTTCGGAGTTGTTCTTTTGGAGCTTTTGACGGGAAGAAAATCTGTTGATAAGACAAGGCCAAGCAAGGAGCAGAATTTGGTGGATTGGGCTCGGCCAAAACTGAATGATAAGAGAAAATTACTTCAAATAATTGACCCAAGATTGGAGAACCAGTATTCAGCAAGGGCTGCCCAGAAGGCATGCAGCTTGGCATACTACTGTTTGAGTCAGAATCCAAAAGCAAGGCCGTTAATGAGTGATGTTGTTGAAACGCTGGAACCTCTACAATGCACTGGTGGTAGTGCAGATGAAGTCTCCTCGTCTTTGAACTCAAAAGTAACAGGAGGTAGTGCTGGTCCGTTTGCAATGGGTGGAGTTCCAGATTATCGAATGCGACTCAGATTTTCAAACAATGTTGGTCCAGGTGCCATTTGTAGGTCGCCTAATCCAAATTGTTCCCCAGGTGGCCCTGCAGCATGCAGAGTTCGATGA
- the LOC105796251 gene encoding uncharacterized protein LOC105796251 isoform X1, translating into MHERCEQNMDSWATDLRILKLSILVLFTACLVAVKASATASRSNGEYKPVGPTEYRLLQPDLGKDDGARRRLAPFQLCLLCKCCSATAASTCTSMPCCFGIDCQLPNKPFGVCAFVPKTCNCNSCAA; encoded by the exons ATGCATGAGCGCTGTGAACAAAATATGGACAGCTGGGCCACTGATCTTCGTATCCTTAAACTATCAATTCTAGTCCTCTTCACCGCTTGTCTAG TTGCAGTTAAGGCTTCCGCAACAGCATCTAGGAGTAATGGAGAGTATAAACCCGTAGGGCCAACTGAGTATCGCCTTCTTCAACCTGATTTAGGCAAGGATGATGGTGCACGGCGAAGGCTTGCCCCTTTCCAGCTGTGCTTGCTGTGCAAGTGTTGCAGCGCCACCGCTGCCTCCACCTGTACTTCAATGCCTTGCTGCTTTGGCATCGATTGCCAGCTTCCCAACAAGCCCTTTGGCGTTTGTGCTTTTGTACCCAAGACTTGCAACTGTAATTCCTGTGCTGCCTAA
- the LOC105796251 gene encoding uncharacterized protein LOC105796251 isoform X2 — MHERCEQNMDSWATDLRILKLSILVLFTACLVKASATASRSNGEYKPVGPTEYRLLQPDLGKDDGARRRLAPFQLCLLCKCCSATAASTCTSMPCCFGIDCQLPNKPFGVCAFVPKTCNCNSCAA; from the exons ATGCATGAGCGCTGTGAACAAAATATGGACAGCTGGGCCACTGATCTTCGTATCCTTAAACTATCAATTCTAGTCCTCTTCACCGCTTGTCTAG TTAAGGCTTCCGCAACAGCATCTAGGAGTAATGGAGAGTATAAACCCGTAGGGCCAACTGAGTATCGCCTTCTTCAACCTGATTTAGGCAAGGATGATGGTGCACGGCGAAGGCTTGCCCCTTTCCAGCTGTGCTTGCTGTGCAAGTGTTGCAGCGCCACCGCTGCCTCCACCTGTACTTCAATGCCTTGCTGCTTTGGCATCGATTGCCAGCTTCCCAACAAGCCCTTTGGCGTTTGTGCTTTTGTACCCAAGACTTGCAACTGTAATTCCTGTGCTGCCTAA
- the LOC105796252 gene encoding uncharacterized protein LOC105796252, with amino-acid sequence MDASGTDSDAYGGASSNSRRHRILSASNIIQAPLSALLEYSGLLRTSRSIHQESDPLIPNPNLENSTSALANNGHVAIRIIGTGDNHESERDASGMVAGQLREVTPQNEVFLGLGTSDGQGGNSRSSELGVAAGEGEGVSHSSSNGSVSADAEAGDGGGGGSGVNNSRDSSYQRYDIQQAARWIEQVLPFSLLLLVVFIRQHLQGFFVTIWIAAVMFKSNDILRKQTALKGERKISVLTGICVAFTLHVIAVYWWYWNDDLLYPLVMLPPKYIPPFWHAIFIIMVNDTLVRQEAMVLKCFLLMYYKNSRGRNYRKQGQMLTLVEYMMLLYRALLPTPVWYRFFLNKDYGSLFSSLMTGLYLTFKLTSVVEKVQSFFAALKALSRKEVHYGAYATSEQVNAAGDLCAICQEKMHAPILLRCKHIFCEDCVSEWFERERTCPLCRALVKPADLRSYGDGSTSLFFQIF; translated from the exons ATGGATGCTTCAGGTACGGATTCAGATGCTTACGGAGGTGCCTCTTCTAATTCAAGGAGACACAGAATACTATCGGCTTCGAATATAATCCAAGCGCCTCTTTCAGCCTTGTTAGAATACTCAGGTCTTCTTCGTACATCACGTTCTATCCACCAAGAATCCGACCCTCTTATCCCTAATCCGAACctagaaaattccacttctgCCCTTGCCAACAATGGACATGTTGCTATTAGGATAATTGGGACGGGAGACAACCATGAGAGCGAGAGAGATGCATCTGGTATGGTAGCGGGCCAACTCAGGGAAGTTACTCCTCAGAACGAGGTGTTTCTGGGGTTGGGAACATCTGATGGTCAAGGAGGAAATTCCAGAAGCAGCGAGCTAGGGGTGGCTGCTGGAGAAGGAGAAGGTGTTTCCCACTCCTCGTCCAATGGGAGTGTTAGTGCTGATGCAGAAGCTGGGGATGGAGGTGGGGGTGGGTCTGGAGTTAATAATAGCAGAGATTCCTCCTACCAAAGATATGACATTCAGCAGGCTGCTAGGTGGATTGAGCAAGTTCTGCCCTTTTCTTTACTTCTCTTGGTTGTTTTTATCCGGCAACATTTGCAAG GTTTCTTTGTTACAATTTGGATTGCTGCTGTAATGTTCAAGTCTAATGACATTTTACGGAAACAAACCGCTTTGAAG GGGGAGAGAAAGATCTCTGTTCTGACTGGAATCTGTGTTGCTTTCACGCTCCATGTTATCGCTGTATATTGGTGGTATTGGAATGATGATCTTTTGTATCCATTGGTGATGCTTCCCCCAAAATATATTCCACCTTTCTGGCATGCTATTTTTATTATCATGGTTAATG ATACTTTAGTTCGGCAGGAAGCAATGGTTTTAAAGTGCTTTCTGTTAATGTATTACAAGAACAGCAGAGGCAGAAATTACAGGAAGCAG GGTCAAATGCTGACATTGGTTGAGTACATGATGCTACTTTACCGTGCTTTACTGCCAACTCCAGTTTGGTACCGTTTCTTCTTAAACAAAGACTATGGAAGCCTCTTTTCATCACTAATGACAGGGTTGTACTTAACCTTCAAGCTGACTTCTGTTGTTGAGAAG GTGCAATCCTTCTTTGCTGCATTGAAGGCATTATCTCGTAAAGAGGTACATTATGGTGCTTATGCAACATCGGAGCAG GTGAATGCTGCTGGGGACCTGTGTGCCATCTGCCAAGAGAAGATGCATGCTCCTATACTACTACGTTGTAAACACATCTTTTGTGAAGATTGTGTGTCTGAGTG GTTTGAGAGGGAAAGAACTTGTCCTTTGTGTAGGGCGTTGGTTAAACCTGCAGATCTGAGATCATATGGTGATGGATCTACTAGTTTGTTTTTTCAGATATTCTAA
- the LOC105796253 gene encoding uncharacterized protein LOC105796253 codes for MAYRRRQGLSKSSTFKEEILHHLPDATSSSSPFDSGSLAAPALHASSAARDTNSPVLSNVEPTRSKGFNAYEDSINDSKGFWGVLARKAKAILDDDNVSQDTETRGRVLDASTASQKQQSAESYRRMDHPAIRRGLDRLNTSLNQIDDSFEKTFEEGRTIVEGKTQDIIHETRKLQIRRKGNSPMAQNQFTGINSTVQPPMQLQNQTNHDNQLKASRDVAMATAAKAKLLLRELKTVKADLAFAKERCAQLEEENKLLRESREKGDNPADDDLIRLQLETLLAEKGRLAHENSIYARENRFLREIIEYHQLSMQDVVYLDEGAEEVAPVGSPINFPLSKMLSGDYTPELEVLDPSSSPSKPRIRSPSPSPSQPRIRSPSPSLSQHRIRSPSPNLSQPRIRSPSPSPSPCRQQPILTKEISSHLSQPAEEASKGTTPPHASNSKTNVPPTSTH; via the exons ATGGCGTACAGGAGAAGGCAGGGACTGAGCAAATCCTCCACGTTCAAGGAAGAGATTCTCCACCATTTACCGGATGCCACCTCCTCTTCCTCCCCCTTTGACTCCGGTTCTCTCGCCGCTCCGGCCCTTCATGCTTCCTCTGCTGCTCGCGATACCAACTCCCCTGTTCTTTCTAATGTCGAGCCTACAAGATCTAAG GGCTTTAATGCCTACGAAGACTCAATAAATGATTCTAAAGGTTTCTGGGGTGTTCTTGCTCGGAAAGCCAAAGCTATTCTAGACGATGATAATGTATCGCAGGACACTGAAACTCGTGGTAGAGTGTTGGATGCCTCAACAGCTTCCCAG AAGCAACAATCAGCTGAGAGCTATAGACGAATGGACCATCCTGCAATAAGAAGGGGCTTGGATAGGCTCAACACTTCCCTTAATCAAATTGATGACTCATTTGAAAAGACATTTGAG GAAGGTCGAACAATTGTGGAAGGTAAAACGCAAGATATCATCCATGAAACACGCAAGCTTCAAATCAGGCGAAAGGGGAACAGTCCCATGGCACAAAATCAGTTCACTGGTATCAACAGCACAGTGCAGCCACCAATGCAGCTCCAGAATCAAACCAACCATGATAACCAACTCAAGGCATCTCGAGAC GTTGCAATGGCCACAGCTGCTAAAGCAAAACTTCTTCTTCGGGAGCTGAAAACTGTTAAAGCAGATTTGGCTTTTGCAAAGGAACGATGTGCTCAACTGGAGGAGGAGAATAAACTCCTTCGGGAGAGTCGAGAGAAAGGGGATAATCCTGCAGACGATGACTTG ATTCGACTGCAACTGGAGACATTGTTGGCAGAAAAGGGACGATTGGCGCATGAGAATTCGATATATGCTAGAGAGAACCGGTTTCTAAGAGAAATAATAGAGTATCATCAACTGAGCATGCAGGATGTTGTGTACTTAGATGAGGGGGCTGAAGAAGTTGCGCCGGTTGGTTCTCCCATCAACTTCCCCCTCTCAAAAATGCTTTCcggtgattacacacctgagTTGGAGGTGTTGGACCCTTCTTCTAGTCCAAGTAAGCCTCGAATTCGCAGCCCCAGCCCCAGTCCAAGTCAGCCTCGAATTCGCAGCCCCAGCCCAAGTCTAAGTCAGCATCGAATTCGCAGCCCCAGCCCGAATCTAAGTCAGCCTCGAATTCGCAGCCCCAGTCCCAGCCCCAGCCCATGCCGCCAACAGCCAATACTAACAAAGGAAATCTCGTCTCACCTTAGCCAACCAGCAGAGGAAGCAAGCAAAGGAACTACTCCGCCTCATGCCTCCAACTCCAAAACTAATGTCCCACCTACTTCCACCCACTGA
- the LOC105796254 gene encoding uncharacterized protein LOC105796254, with the protein MEYTLVRNKFGIWIRWHDSLILTDGSLTGAINCKRNSYVEGDKRCTYAPWTSLLTENASIVSTDSTPLVPVNQQDIGYKDSLMLFVKDLGPTAQMVAKRKLMGCWVGALFQQPECEYPNAFGSTQKGLPRATVNITDHLHSHRGPTNYKGQMRGDDDPVDRLNEEQLESCQLKLSIGGGLESRCYSKEAKVETSSAPPTQIEENRLDLRSRKDEVEARKGFIFDLPFLKKRLREINSLGN; encoded by the exons ATGGAATACACTCTGGTAAGGAATAAATTTGGAATTTGGATTCGGTGGCATGATTCACTGATTTTAACAGATGGTTCTTTAACAGGTGCTATAAATTGTAAGAGAAATAGTTATGTTGAAGGAGATAAACGTTGCACATATGCACCCTGGACGTCTCTCTTAACTGAGAATGCTTCCATTGTTTCCACCGACTCGACACCATTAGTTCCT GTTAATCAACAGGATATTGGTTACAAAGATAGCTTGATGTTGTTTGTTAAAGACTTAGGACCAACAGCCCAAATGGTTGCCAAGCGGAAGTTGATGGGATGCTGGGTTGGTGCTTTGTTTCAGCAACCTGAATGTGAATATCCTAATGCATTTGGTTCAACCCAAAAAGGACTTCCTAGAGCAACTGTAAATATAACCGATCATCTTCATAGTCATAGGGGTCCTACCAATTACAAAGGCCAAATGCGAGGTGATGATGATCCAGTGGACAGGTTAAATGAGGAACAGTTGGAGTCTTGTCAACTAAAGCTCTCTATTGGTGGTGGGTTGGAAAGCAGATGTTATAGTAAGGAAGCAAAGGTGGAAACATCATCAGCTCCTCCAACtcaaattgaggaaaataggtTGGATTTGAGGAGTAGAAAAGATGAGGTTGAAGCAAGGAAagggtttatatttgatttgCCATTTCTAAAGAAGCGGCTTCGTGAGATTAATTCACTGGGGAATTAA
- the LOC105796255 gene encoding uncharacterized protein LOC105796255 gives MEEDSERNSQDVPLPGTPGHMEGGGLVGDHSGLPALCTLCRRSLAPEYEAMPDLETVGLCGDCKFLLLEDLDTPPQVYNRRRQARRSRNRRSSSESIENLFSQQFSHMITLLRQNQSTVSGSEDQIMDGGSSARSLRRSSSRTTPSSSRRWRRVISDSDSDGFDNLDSFFGESESNVSFGRYRLFRGESDAVSFSTYGGDSDASMDGHSFLDTEIFVQAERSDINSDTDTDIDPMNAGLNQWNWDEPEEDDEGDEDGEWEEADAEEYVVGHTMSRTGLLNLFTSSPHESNLPAFNFRRSRAGFEQLLDHLAETDGSRRGAPPASLSFVNNLPHVIVSDEHEKSDGLACAICKDVLPVGAEVNQLPCLHVYHPSCILPWLSARNSCPLCRYELPTDDKDYEEGKQHMNSRMRMHEIQQQNASEDSSSENSDEADADDACEFGPHQSHDVPHVDPTIGSSSREIGRDWLFRAAAPVAGIIGVVLVLWLGKPLIGRRGSIPSWGQHQIQVSNASSLNQRGSRGRRWWSLF, from the coding sequence ATGGAAGAAGACTCGGAAAGAAATTCTCAAGATGTCCCTTTGCCCGGTACTCCCGGCCACATGGAGGGTGGTGGTTTGGTCGGAGATCATTCTGGCCTGCCTGCTTTGTGTACTCTATGTCGAAGAAGTCTTGCACCTGAATATGAGGCAATGCCTGATCTTGAAACCGTTGGTCTATGTGGGGACTGCAAATTTTTATTGCTTGAGGATCTTGATACACCTCCTCAAGTCTATAATAGAAGACGACAGGCTCGAAGAAGCAGGAATCGGCGAAGCAGTTCTGAATCAATAGAAAACCTTTTCTCGCAACAGTTTTCGCATATGATTACTCTGTTGAGGCAGAACCAATCCACTGTCTCTGGTTCCGAAGATCAAATTATGGATGGTGGTTCCAGTGCAAGGTCATTACGACGTAGTAGTTCACGCACAACTCCTAGCAGTTCTAGAAGATGGCGGCGTGTTATCTCTGATTCTGATAGTGATGGTTTTGATAACCTGGATTCCTTTTTTGGTGAGAGTGAATCAAATGTTAGTTTTGGCCGATACAGGTTATTTCGGGGTGAGAGTGATGCGGTATCTTTCAGTACTTATGGAGGGGACTCTGATGCTTCTATGGATGGACACAGTTTCCTGGATACAGAAATATTTGTTCAAGCTGAGAGGAGTGATATTAACAGTGACACTGACACTGATATTGATCCAATGAATGCTGGTCTGAACCAATGGAACTGGGATGAAccagaagaagatgatgaagggGATGAAGATGGTGAATGGGAAGAAGCAGATGCTGAGGAATATGTGGTTGGACATACTATGTCTAGAACTGGGCTTCTAAATTTGTTTACTTCAAGTCCACATGAAAGCAATCTCCCTGCTTTTAATTTCCGTCGCTCCAGAGCTGGCTTTGAACAACTGCTTGACCATCTGGCTGAGACTGATGGCTCTAGGAGAGGAGCACCTCCTGCATCTTTATCTTTTGTGAATAATCTACCTCATGTCATTGTCAGTGATGAACATGAGAAATCTGATGGTTTGGCCTGTGCAATCTGCAAGGATGTTTTGCCTGTTGGCGCTGAAGTAAACCAGCTTCCTTGCCTTCATGTCTATCACCCTTCTTGTATCTTGCCATGGTTGAGTGCACGGAATTCATGCCCTCTTTGCCGCTATGAGCTTCCTACTGATGACAAAGATTATGAAGAAGGGAAACAACATATGAATAGTAGGATGAGGATGCATGAAATCCAGCAGCAAAATGCAAGTGAGGACAGTTCCTCTGAGAACTCTGATGAAGCTGATGCAGATGACGCTTGTGAATTTGGTCCACATCAATCACATGATGTGCCACATGTGGATCCTACCATCGGTAGCTCTTCCAGGGAGATTGGTAGAGACTGGCTTTTCCGTGCTGCTGCTCCCGTTGCTGGTATTATTGGTGTTGTTCTTGTCTTATGGTTAGGCAAGCCACTAATTGGAAGAAGAGGATCAATACCTTCATGGGGCCAGCATCAAATTCAGGTTTCAAATGCATCATCACTAAACCAAAGGGGCAGCAGGGGTAGGAGATGGTGGTCTCTCTTTTGA